CGCTCGACATCGATTTTTCCACTTTCAGACGGCGGCGGCACGCACAAAACTCGAAAATATAGGAAGAGTTATGGTTTTGTGATCTTTATATTCGGTATATGCCGAATATAGAAAACGGAGGTGGGGACCAACCCCAAGCAAACCAACAACGGGTTCTCATCTGTGGTGCGGGAATCGCCGGGCTAACGCTAGCATGGTGGCTAGATCGGGATGGATGGGACGTCACGTTGATCGAGAAGGCGGCCGGATTGCGCGAGGAAGGATATATGATCGATTTTCTCGGCTCCGGGTACGACGTGGCGAAACGAATGGGCATCCTCCCACGACTCAAAGAGGTAGAATACCCGATTGCAGAGATCATCGATGTCGATTCGAACGGGAACACCGTCTCTACGATAGATTACGAGTTGTTCAGGCGTCTGAAGGACGGAGAACTGCTCTCACTGATGCGTGGGGATTTGGAGCGTGTGCTTTACGAATCCCTGTCGGATGACGTCGAAATTCGCTACGGTCTCACTGTGGACGAGGTCGGGCAGAACGGACGCGAGGTAACTGTCGATCTCACCGATGGAACAAAAGAACAGGTCGACCTACTAGTCGGTGCTGATGGGATTCATTCCCGCGTTCGGGAACTCACGTTTGGGGAGGAGGAGAAGTACCGTCGCTATCTCGGCTATCAGACTGCAGCGTACATTTTCGAAGACGATGCATTTAGACGAAAGTTGGACGGCGGATTTCGGGATATCACGGTGGAGAATCGGACCGCCGGTTTCTATCCGATTCGGGACGGAAAAGTCGCCACCTGGTTCGCCCACGATGCGCCGGACGAGAAGTTACCGGCCGCTCCCTGTGACGAGTTGCGGAGGACGTTCGGCGACATCGGATGGATCGTACCCGACGCGCTCGATCATTGTTCGGATGGCGATAGCATCTACTACGACCAGGTCGCACAGATCGAGATGGATCATTGGTCGAGGGGACGAGTGACGTTAGTCGGGGACGCCTGTTACGCCGTTTCGCTCCTCGCGGGACAAGGGGCATCCATGGCGATGGGTGGTGCCTACGTTCTCGCTCGTAAGCTACGCGAAGCTTCCGTTATCGAAGAGGGATTGGCTGAATACGAGGCCAAGATGAAACCGGAGATCGAGAAAAAGCAAGCGTACGGGAGGCGCACTGCGAGTTTTCTCATCCCCCCTACGAAGTGGCACGTCAAAATGCGGGATGCAGTGCTCAACCTCTCCCAACTTCCCGGACTGTACTGGCTCCTTCGACCCGTTGTAGCGGGGACCGACAGCGTCATCTCGACGAAATAGGCACCGTGTGTCCCTTCGAAGCGTCCATGGCATCCTGTAATTGTTCCGATATGGTCGCATGTACACCTGAAGGATTACCGCTCTATCTTCCGCTCCGATTCGGAACGTACCGTTCTCCGACCGCGAATCGCATCGCGTTCGGGCGGCAGCGAACGTCCATCTCGGCACGCTGGACCATCTCCCCGTCGAGGCTGAACTGAACCGGGTCCCCGTCGTGTTCGAGGTGGAGACGGGGCACCTTCAACCGCGACAGGTACGTCGAATCCCGGCGTAACAACACCTCCACGGCACCGGCCGAGAGGTAATCGAGCGACGGGGCGCGCTCGATGATGACCACGTTCAGCAGGCCGTCCTCGACGTTCGCCCGGCGCTCACGTTCCCCGGGAAATCGCCGAGCGTTACCGATGAGGATCATTTCCGCCTCGCCCGACCATATCGGGTCGTCCCGCGGCCCCGCTCGAACGTCGAGTCGAAGGCCGTCGAACTCCCGCGCCTCGTGCAGCGTGCTCAGCACGTAGGCGAGGACGCCGAGCCGTCGCTTCCGCTCCGGCGTCGTTCGAGCGCTCGCCTCGGCGGTCAACCCGCCAACGCAGGAGTTGACGAACGGCCGGTCGTCGGCCATTCCGAGGTCGAGCCGTCGTTCCTCGCCGGATTCGACCACGTCGAACGCGTGGGAGAGCCCTCGAATCCCGAGGTTGTCCGCGAAATCGTTGCCGGTTCCCGTGGGAATCACCCCGAGGCGAACGTCGTCGAGCGCGCCCGCCGCATCGACACCTCTGACAACTTCGTTGAGAGTCCCGTCGCCGCCACAGGCCGCGATGACCGACGCACCGTCTCTCGCCGCCGCCTCCGCGAGCGACAGGGTTTCGCCGCGGGCCGTGCTGTTCCGAACGTCGTAGCCGCGACGACGTGCGATGTCACGGGCCTTGACGCTCTTTCGTCGGTCGCCACCGTTCGGATTCCGAACCAGGACCGGCTTCGTCATCGTTTCGAATTGATTTCTGCCGGGAATCGACAAAATCGTATCGCCCGTTTCAGAGGACGGTGACGATCACAGATCGTCGTACACGGCGAGCGCGGCTTTTCGCCCGCTCTCCATCGCGGCGTTGAGCGAGGACGCCTCGGTGTAGTCCCCCGCGAGGTACACTGACGTCTCGTCGGTTCGAGTAGTCGGGAGCGTGTCGAAGACTCCCGGCGGTTGGGCGAACTGCGCGAACTCGATGCGGTCGGTGTGGAGGTGTTCGAGAGAGTCAAAATTCCGGTCGGGATACCACCGCTGTAGCGTCTCGACCACCGTTTCCGCCAGTTCCTCGTCCGACTCATCGGGCAGGCCGAGGAACGTCGCGGAGAGGAGTTCGCGCCCGTCGGGGGCGAACTCCGGCGCGACCGTGGACAGCGGGACGATTTCGTTCGGCGCGTCGTTCCCGACGTTGAGCAGGATTCGGTCGCCGGTGTCGAGCGGTTCGTCGTGGGCGAAATACTGGGTGACACAACTGCGAGCGTCGGTCGGAATCGAATCGACGCCCGTCAACTCGCGCGCGGCCTTCGGGTCGGTGGCGACGACGGCGGCGTCGCCGGTGATGGTTTCACCGCCGATTTCGACGTGGACTTCGTCGTCGTCCGATTCGACCGCCGAAACGACCTCTTCGAGGTGAATCGTCGCCCCGGCCGCCCGTGCATTCCGCGCCAACTGTTCGGAAATCGCGCCCATGCCGTCGGCGGGAACGGCGATTCGTCCCGTGGACAGCATCTTGAACGTGAACTCGAACACCTTCTTGGTGTTTAGCGAGTACTTACATCGTATTACGACGAAGGACAACTATGCCAAAGAAAGTTATCTCCATCAAAGTAGGAGAATCGGTTAAAGATGAGTGGCAACAGCACGTTGAAGGAAATCCCGAAGTCGAGTCAGTCTCTCACCTAATCAGACTCTCGGTAAACAAGGAAATTCACGGAGGGCACGAATCTCCCGAGAAGGCCGTACAGTCGTCCACAGACAGCAAGCAACTCGGAGAAGTGGTAGAAGGTCTATCGAAACTTCAAGACTCTGTAGAGGGCGTACAAGAGAGATTGACGGCTATAGAGAAGGAGAAAACCGTCACTCAAAACAAAGACATTCAGTCGATGGTTTTCGGCATGTTGCCAACGTGTGACCGTCCGAAGGAAGGTGCCACCGTTGAGGACCTTGCCAGTAACCTTGAGGAATCACGGGAGGATGTAGAGGAAGCCCTTCTTGACCTTCTATCAATCACCGGACAGATTCAGCACGAAGTTGTTAACGGTACCGAAAGGTGGTGGAAGAAAGAATGACCGTCCTCGAAAACAAGTGGCCTTCAACGGAAGAGAGGTACGTCATTAAGCGACTGAAGCGGAAGAAAGGAGACTCCACGTTTACGGAGTACGAAAGGCACTGTCGAAACTTCCGCGATTGGCTGACAGACGAGGCTGATTTCCCGAAGGAATCCATCTTCGAGGCAACCAGTGCCGACATTGAGGACAACATCGCCAATATGCTGGATGAAGGGTATTCGGCCTCCTCCGTCCGTATTCGGCGTGCTGCTATCTCCGAGTTTTTCGAGGAAGCCTTAGGCTTAGACAGTCGTCGTCTATCCATAGACATTGACGAGAATCCGACCGACCGGGTGTCACTCGGCAAATGGCAGGAAATCAGCAAGCAGGAGAAGGAGAAGCAGTATGACAGCAAGGACGACGTACCGTACCTCACTCCCAAGGAAATCGACACACTCGCTAAGAATGTACCGAAACCGTCTGTCCGTAACGAGTTGCTAATCAGACTCGCCTTTCAGACTGGCCTTCGTCGGAAGGAATTATGCGGCCTCAAGCTGGATGATGTAGACTTTGACGCACGTCGGGTACTTGTCCGGGAGGAAAATGCCAAAAATGGGAGAAGCCGAGTTGTCGGTTATCAGGCAAATCTCGACTTCTTGATGAATCAGTGGGTAAGCGTCTACAGAAAGAGTGTCACGTATGCCGACAGTGAGTATCTTTTCCCAACCAACTACTCCGAGAAACTATCCGGCCTTCAGTTTAACCGGGTGGTCGGCAAAGCTGCCGAAAATGCCGGGATTCAAGAAGTGAAATCGACAATCAAGGACGGTCGGGAGAGGGCAGCAATTCACGCACACGTCCTCCGTCACTCGTTTGCAATGGCAGCCATCGAAAACGGTTGGAATCTCTACGTACTGAAGGACGCTTTAGGGCATCATTCTGTTGAAGTGACAGAAAAGTACCTACACGAAGACGAGAAACGAGTA
The genomic region above belongs to Haladaptatus sp. R4 and contains:
- a CDS encoding FAD-dependent oxidoreductase, whose product is MPNIENGGGDQPQANQQRVLICGAGIAGLTLAWWLDRDGWDVTLIEKAAGLREEGYMIDFLGSGYDVAKRMGILPRLKEVEYPIAEIIDVDSNGNTVSTIDYELFRRLKDGELLSLMRGDLERVLYESLSDDVEIRYGLTVDEVGQNGREVTVDLTDGTKEQVDLLVGADGIHSRVRELTFGEEEKYRRYLGYQTAAYIFEDDAFRRKLDGGFRDITVENRTAGFYPIRDGKVATWFAHDAPDEKLPAAPCDELRRTFGDIGWIVPDALDHCSDGDSIYYDQVAQIEMDHWSRGRVTLVGDACYAVSLLAGQGASMAMGGAYVLARKLREASVIEEGLAEYEAKMKPEIEKKQAYGRRTASFLIPPTKWHVKMRDAVLNLSQLPGLYWLLRPVVAGTDSVISTK
- a CDS encoding diacylglycerol kinase family protein — encoded protein: MTKPVLVRNPNGGDRRKSVKARDIARRRGYDVRNSTARGETLSLAEAAARDGASVIAACGGDGTLNEVVRGVDAAGALDDVRLGVIPTGTGNDFADNLGIRGLSHAFDVVESGEERRLDLGMADDRPFVNSCVGGLTAEASARTTPERKRRLGVLAYVLSTLHEAREFDGLRLDVRAGPRDDPIWSGEAEMILIGNARRFPGERERRANVEDGLLNVVIIERAPSLDYLSAGAVEVLLRRDSTYLSRLKVPRLHLEHDGDPVQFSLDGEMVQRAEMDVRCRPNAMRFAVGERYVPNRSGR
- a CDS encoding tyrosine-type recombinase/integrase codes for the protein MTVLENKWPSTEERYVIKRLKRKKGDSTFTEYERHCRNFRDWLTDEADFPKESIFEATSADIEDNIANMLDEGYSASSVRIRRAAISEFFEEALGLDSRRLSIDIDENPTDRVSLGKWQEISKQEKEKQYDSKDDVPYLTPKEIDTLAKNVPKPSVRNELLIRLAFQTGLRRKELCGLKLDDVDFDARRVLVREENAKNGRSRVVGYQANLDFLMNQWVSVYRKSVTYADSEYLFPTNYSEKLSGLQFNRVVGKAAENAGIQEVKSTIKDGRERAAIHAHVLRHSFAMAAIENGWNLYVLKDALGHHSVEVTEKYLHEDEKRVMTNFERRGPSTYEGD